A genomic window from Excalfactoria chinensis isolate bCotChi1 chromosome 18, bCotChi1.hap2, whole genome shotgun sequence includes:
- the QRFP gene encoding orexigenic neuropeptide QRFP produces the protein MRASYSLSCLILLSLAASCPPHEHHQPRHPEDVLEPHWRGAVAVGPCGWAAPMRRQSEELGTLLGIARVLRGYGQQHSGGPRGRQEGSEKRGGGGTLGDLAEELNGYSRKKGGFAFRFGR, from the coding sequence ATGAGAGCATCCTATTCGCTGTCCTGCCTCATCCTGCTGAGCCTGGCGGCCTCCTGCCCACCCCACGAGCACCACCAGCCCCGACACCCTGAGGATGTGCTGGAGCCACACTGGAGAGGAGCCGTGGCTGTGGGTCCCTGTGGGTGGGCAGCCCCGATGCGGCGGCAAAGCGAGGagctgggcacactgctgggcATCgccagggtgctgcggggctacgggcagcagcacagtgggggCCCACGGGGACGGCAGGAGGGCTCGGAGAAGCGAGGAGGTGGCGGAACGCTGGGGGACCTGGCTGAGGAGCTCAATGGctacagcaggaagaaaggtGGCTTCGCCTTCCGCTTTGGGAGGTGA